The genomic stretch TCTTGCTGAACGACCAAGGTCGGCACGTCAAATCCGAAATGGCCATGAATGATTTTTACTATTTTTTTCTGAAGTTTATCCTTGTCCGTCTGATTACTATCAAAAACAATATTGCCACTTTGGATATAAGTTTTGATGTTTTTTAGACCGTTTTCCACCAAAACCTGCCTCAAATCGGCCATTTTTATCTTTTTTTGACCACTTACGTTGATTCCTCTCAATAAAGCTATATATGTATTCCCCATACCAATGGATTCCAAACCCGGATTAATTTTAGTAAATTCAAACGCGCTTAAATTAACAAAATGAATCAATATATCCTTGCCCTGGACCAAGGTACTACCAGTTCCCGTGCCGTGGTCTTCGATAAAAAGGGAACCATTATTTCCGTAGCACAGAAAGAGTTCACACAGATATTTCCGAAACCGGGCTGGGTGGAACATGATCCCGATGAAATCTGGTCCACCCAAGCGGGCATGGCCGCAGAAGCCGTGAGCAAAAAAGGATTGAAAGCATCGCAAATGGCCGCCATTGGCATTACCAATCAGCGGGAAACGGTTGTGGTGTGGGACAGGAACACCAGCGAACCTGTTTACAACGCCATAGTTTGGCAAGACAAACGGACGGCAGATTATTGTGACGCACTCAAAAAAGAAGGTAAATCCGATTTGATTCGAGAAAAAACCGGTCTGGTCATCGATTCCTATTTTTCGGGCACCAAGGTAAAATGGATCCTGGACAATGTGGATGGGGCACGAGAAAAAGCCGAAGCAGGTGATTTAATCATGGGAACGATAGATTCTTGGCTCATCTGGAAAATGACCGATGGCGGGCTTCATATCACAGATGTCACCAATGCTTGTCGGTCCATGCTGTTCAACATCAACACCATGGATTGGGATGATGAGCTTTTGGAATTGCTTACGATTCCCAAAAGCATGCTCCCCGAAGTGAAGCAATCCAGTGAGGTCTATGGAGAAACAACCCCGAATTTATTTGCCACGCCGATTCCGATCGCGGGCATTGCAGGAGACCAACAAGCCGCTTTGTTCGGACAAATGTGCACCAAAAAGGGGATGGTAAAAAACACTTATGGCACTGGTTGTTTTATGTTGATGAACATTGGGGAAAAACCGATTGTCTCCGATAACAACCTACTGACCACGGTCGCATGGAAAATCAACGGAAAAACACAATATGCCCTTGAGGGAAGCATTTTTATTGCCGGCGCAGTAGTGCAATGGCTACGTGATAGCCTAAATATCATTAAAACCTCTTCGGAAGTGGAAAAACTTGCCGGTTCGGTAGACAATACCGAAGGTGTTGTTTTTGTTCCCGCCTTTGCTGGATTGGGAGCCCCGCACTGGAACCAAAAGGCACAGGGAACTATTTTTGGGCTTACCCGAGGAAGTAACGACGCACATATCGCAAGAGCCGCCCTCGAATCGATTGCCTACCAGACCATGGATATTCTCAAAGCAATGGAGGCAGATTCCGGAATTTCCATAAAAGAACTTCGGGTGGATGGCGGTGCCACTGTAAACGATATGTTGATGCAATTCCAAGCGGATGTATTGAACACGGTTACCGTACGCCCCAAAATTGTGGAGACTACAGTAATGGGCGCCGCCTATTTGGCAGGGTTGGCCGTTGGCTATTGGGAAAGTCAAGAAGAAATACAGGATATTTGGCAAACCGATGTCCATTTTGAACCTACGGAAAAGCGTGAAGCCATTGACGAGGGCATCAAACGTTGGTACAAGGCCATAAAAGCATTGGAGTTCTGGACGGAGAACCCCTAATTTTAAATAATTTAAACACTAACATTTCCTTTATATGACTCCTTTTGTATCTGAAATTGTAGGTACTTTTTTGCTGATGGTGCTCGGATGTGGCGTTAATGCCAACGTATCCCTTCAAAAAACCTACGGTAATGGCTCCGGTTGGATCGTAATCACCACGGGGTGGGCTTTTGCCGTTTACACCGGTGTGGTGGTCGCTGGCCCATACAGCGGCGCCCACATCAACCCAGCCGTTAGTATTGGATTGGCCGTAGCGGGCGAATTTCCATGGAGCGAGGTCCCAAGTTATATTTTGGCCCAATTTATTGGTGCAATGTTCGCTGCATTTTGCATTTGGCTTGTAAACAAAGATCATTTTGATGCCACCGAGGACGGTGGTACCAAGCGAGGTGTTTTTTGTACGGCGCCGGCCATCCCGAATACATTTATAAATCTATTTTCCGAGATTTTGGGCACGTTTGTACTGGTATTTGCAGTACTTTATTTTACGGATGCCGTGTTATCCACCGACGATGCAATTATTGGATTGGGATCGTTGGGTGCTTTGCCAGTTTCGTTGATTGTTTGGGGCATCGGTTTGTCCTTGGGCGGAACCACTGGCTATGCCATTAACCCCGCAAGGGATTTGGGCCCACGAATTGTTCATGCCTTATTACCCCTAAAAAACAAAGGCTCCAATGGTTGGGGCTATGCCTGGATTCCGGTTGTCGGACCAATTTTGGGAGCTTCCATAGCCGCATGGATTGCTTTGGCGTTGCAATAATTCTTAGAAGGTGATGGATTTGGCGGCAATGTGGGCACCTGTCCATGCATTTTGGAAATTGAACCCTCCGGTAATGGCATCCACATTAATGATTTCCCCTGCAAAGTAGAGATCGGGGTGCAGTTTGCTCTCGAAGGTCTTAAAATTGATTTCTTTTAAATCCACACCGCCAGCGGTAACAAACTCTTCTTTGAAGGTGCTCTTGCCTTCTACCTTGAACGACGAGGCCGTCAATTGTTCGGCCAATGCTTGTAACTGCTCTTTATTAATGTCGCCCCAGCGTTCGTCCGGTGCTATTTCAGCCGCCTCTACCAAACGCTTCCATAAACGTTTGGGCAGCTCGGTGACATTGGTACGCACAACGGTCTTCTTGGCTTCAACTTCCTTTAATTCCCTGAGGTAGGCCTCCATGGATTCTGTGGTGTAATCGGGCAACCAGT from Flagellimonas oceani encodes the following:
- the glpK gene encoding glycerol kinase GlpK — translated: MNQYILALDQGTTSSRAVVFDKKGTIISVAQKEFTQIFPKPGWVEHDPDEIWSTQAGMAAEAVSKKGLKASQMAAIGITNQRETVVVWDRNTSEPVYNAIVWQDKRTADYCDALKKEGKSDLIREKTGLVIDSYFSGTKVKWILDNVDGAREKAEAGDLIMGTIDSWLIWKMTDGGLHITDVTNACRSMLFNINTMDWDDELLELLTIPKSMLPEVKQSSEVYGETTPNLFATPIPIAGIAGDQQAALFGQMCTKKGMVKNTYGTGCFMLMNIGEKPIVSDNNLLTTVAWKINGKTQYALEGSIFIAGAVVQWLRDSLNIIKTSSEVEKLAGSVDNTEGVVFVPAFAGLGAPHWNQKAQGTIFGLTRGSNDAHIARAALESIAYQTMDILKAMEADSGISIKELRVDGGATVNDMLMQFQADVLNTVTVRPKIVETTVMGAAYLAGLAVGYWESQEEIQDIWQTDVHFEPTEKREAIDEGIKRWYKAIKALEFWTENP
- a CDS encoding MIP/aquaporin family protein, which produces MTPFVSEIVGTFLLMVLGCGVNANVSLQKTYGNGSGWIVITTGWAFAVYTGVVVAGPYSGAHINPAVSIGLAVAGEFPWSEVPSYILAQFIGAMFAAFCIWLVNKDHFDATEDGGTKRGVFCTAPAIPNTFINLFSEILGTFVLVFAVLYFTDAVLSTDDAIIGLGSLGALPVSLIVWGIGLSLGGTTGYAINPARDLGPRIVHALLPLKNKGSNGWGYAWIPVVGPILGASIAAWIALALQ